A part of Desulfobacter sp. genomic DNA contains:
- a CDS encoding YkgJ family cysteine cluster protein, with amino-acid sequence MSEDMIPVGLNDPMGFCCKADNPCFNECCRDLNQALTPYDILRMKRAKGMKSGAFLREYTSMHLGPGTGLPVVEFKPNPATGHACPFVREEGCSLYADRPGSCRLYPLARAIAKDRATGEIREYFALIEEEHCKGFSEKGSGPTVAQWLESQDVATHNLHNDKMMELISLKNQIMPGQLEGFQSDISYTSLYDLDEFRAQIKTGGLLKDIDLPGGFLEKIESDEALLDFGIQWVKYQIFGRDIKF; translated from the coding sequence ATGTCAGAAGATATGATCCCCGTGGGATTGAATGATCCCATGGGATTTTGCTGCAAGGCGGATAACCCCTGTTTTAACGAATGCTGCAGGGATCTGAACCAGGCCCTGACCCCCTATGATATCCTGAGGATGAAACGCGCTAAGGGGATGAAGTCCGGGGCGTTCCTTCGGGAATATACCTCCATGCACCTGGGGCCGGGCACCGGCCTGCCCGTTGTCGAATTCAAACCGAACCCGGCCACCGGCCATGCCTGTCCCTTTGTCCGGGAAGAGGGGTGTTCACTGTATGCGGACCGTCCCGGTTCCTGCCGCCTCTACCCCCTGGCCCGGGCCATTGCCAAGGACAGGGCCACAGGAGAGATCAGAGAATACTTCGCCCTGATTGAAGAGGAACATTGCAAAGGGTTTTCTGAAAAAGGAAGTGGCCCCACCGTCGCCCAATGGCTGGAAAGCCAGGATGTGGCCACCCATAATCTGCATAACGACAAGATGATGGAATTGATCAGTCTGAAAAATCAGATCATGCCCGGGCAGCTGGAAGGGTTCCAGTCCGACATTTCTTATACCTCCCTCTACGACCTGGATGAATTCCGGGCACAGATTAAAACCGGCGGACTTCTCAAGGATATTGACCTGCCCGGCGGGTTTTTGGAAAAGATCGAAAGCGACGAAGCGCTGCTGGATTTTGGTATCCAGTGGGTGAAATACCAGATCTTTGGCAGGGATATTAAGTTTTAG
- the aprB gene encoding adenylyl-sulfate reductase subunit beta, translating into MPSFVIAEKCDGCKGGDKTACMYICPNDLMVLDANEMKAYNQEPDQCWECYSCVKICPSQAIEVRGYSDFVPMGASVQPMMGTEDIMWTCKFRNGVVKRFKFPIRTTPEGEANAYEDLKGKDLSSGLLSTQEADGYVLVTPQELA; encoded by the coding sequence ATGCCATCTTTTGTTATTGCAGAAAAATGTGACGGCTGCAAAGGCGGCGATAAAACCGCATGTATGTACATCTGCCCCAATGACCTGATGGTTCTGGACGCCAACGAAATGAAGGCTTACAACCAGGAACCGGATCAGTGCTGGGAATGCTACTCCTGTGTTAAAATCTGCCCCTCACAGGCCATTGAAGTAAGAGGTTACTCTGACTTCGTACCCATGGGCGCTTCTGTACAGCCCATGATGGGTACCGAAGACATCATGTGGACCTGTAAGTTCAGAAACGGTGTTGTAAAACGCTTCAAGTTCCCCATCAGAACTACTCCCGAAGGCGAAGCCAACGCTTATGAAGATCTCAAGGGTAAAGACCTGAGCTCCGGCCTGCTTTCCACTCAGGAAGCTGACGGTTATGTACTGGTAACTCCCCAGGAACTGGCATAA
- a CDS encoding adenylyl-sulfate reductase subunit alpha, with translation MALPNKPVGELKVVREPEVEKRDVDVLIIGGGMAACGTAFEIKKWADDDTKILLVDKAALERSGAVAQGLSAINTYIGDNKPEDYVRMVRNDLMGIVREDLIFDLGRHVDDSVHLFEEWGLPVWKKTEDNKNLDGKKGQKQGTLKGGATPVRTGKWQIMINGESYKRIVAEAGKKALGDENILERVFIVEILNDKDDPSRVAGAVGFSVRENKVYIINAKVMMVACGGAVNIYQPRSVAEGKGRAWYPVWNAGSTYTMALRAGAELSMMENRFTPARFKDGYGPVGAWFLLFKAKTVNGLGENYAGSDDAKAELEKYAPYGTAAVTPTCLRNHLMMKEYKEGRGPIIMETSKALAALGETMSKKELKHLESEAWEDFLDMSVGQAGLWCATNTEPEKKDSEIMPTEPYLLGSHSGCCGIWCSGPEEDWVPDSYKWGYNRMTTVKGLFTAGDGVGCSGHKFSSGSHAEGRIIAKSMIQYLKAEGDKVSGFKETDQELVDFVYKPVYNYLDNYEYTTAQDVNPKYCKPAGMAMRLMKMTNEYGAGTGTFYMTNGKSLEVLMDLFEMFREDLENIAAGDLHELMRAWEINHRLYTVQAHTRHIQFREESRFPGFYYRGDFMGQNDEEWFCFVNSTYNKETNEWSLKKEPYVKIIAD, from the coding sequence ATGGCATTACCTAACAAACCTGTTGGCGAACTCAAAGTCGTTAGAGAGCCAGAAGTAGAAAAAAGAGACGTTGACGTACTGATCATCGGCGGTGGTATGGCTGCCTGCGGTACTGCATTTGAAATCAAAAAATGGGCTGACGATGACACCAAGATCCTGCTGGTGGACAAAGCTGCTCTGGAAAGGTCCGGCGCTGTAGCCCAGGGTCTGTCCGCAATCAACACCTACATCGGTGACAACAAACCCGAAGATTACGTGCGCATGGTACGTAACGACCTGATGGGTATTGTTCGTGAAGACTTGATCTTCGACCTGGGCCGTCACGTTGACGATTCCGTACATCTGTTCGAAGAATGGGGTCTGCCCGTTTGGAAAAAAACCGAAGACAACAAAAACCTCGACGGTAAAAAAGGCCAGAAACAGGGTACCCTGAAAGGCGGCGCTACTCCCGTCCGTACCGGTAAATGGCAGATCATGATCAACGGCGAATCTTACAAAAGAATCGTTGCTGAAGCCGGTAAAAAAGCCCTGGGTGACGAAAACATCCTGGAAAGGGTTTTCATCGTTGAAATCCTGAACGACAAAGACGACCCCTCAAGAGTTGCCGGCGCCGTTGGTTTCTCCGTACGTGAAAACAAAGTTTACATCATCAACGCCAAGGTTATGATGGTTGCCTGCGGTGGCGCAGTTAACATCTATCAGCCCCGTTCCGTTGCTGAAGGTAAAGGCCGTGCATGGTATCCCGTATGGAACGCTGGTTCTACCTACACCATGGCTCTGAGAGCCGGTGCTGAACTGTCCATGATGGAAAACCGTTTCACCCCCGCCCGTTTTAAAGACGGTTACGGCCCTGTTGGCGCCTGGTTCCTGCTGTTCAAAGCAAAAACCGTTAACGGCCTGGGTGAAAACTATGCCGGTTCTGACGATGCCAAAGCAGAGCTTGAAAAATACGCTCCTTACGGAACTGCTGCCGTAACTCCGACTTGTCTGCGTAACCACCTGATGATGAAAGAGTACAAAGAAGGCCGCGGTCCCATCATCATGGAAACCTCCAAGGCACTGGCTGCCCTGGGCGAAACCATGAGCAAAAAAGAGCTGAAGCACCTTGAGTCTGAAGCTTGGGAAGATTTCCTTGACATGTCCGTAGGTCAGGCCGGTCTGTGGTGCGCCACCAACACCGAACCTGAAAAGAAAGACTCTGAAATCATGCCCACCGAACCGTACCTGCTGGGTTCCCACTCAGGTTGCTGCGGTATCTGGTGCTCCGGTCCCGAAGAAGACTGGGTACCCGATTCCTACAAATGGGGCTACAACAGAATGACCACCGTTAAGGGTCTGTTCACCGCTGGCGACGGCGTTGGCTGCTCCGGTCATAAATTCTCCTCTGGTTCCCATGCTGAAGGTCGTATCATTGCCAAGTCCATGATTCAGTACCTGAAAGCCGAAGGCGACAAGGTTTCTGGTTTCAAAGAAACCGATCAGGAACTGGTAGACTTCGTTTACAAACCCGTCTACAACTACCTGGACAACTACGAGTACACCACTGCTCAGGACGTTAACCCCAAATACTGCAAACCTGCTGGTATGGCTATGCGTCTGATGAAGATGACCAATGAGTATGGTGCTGGTACCGGTACCTTCTACATGACCAACGGCAAATCCCTCGAAGTTCTCATGGACCTGTTCGAAATGTTCCGTGAAGACCTTGAAAACATTGCTGCCGGTGACCTGCATGAACTGATGAGAGCTTGGGAAATCAACCACAGACTCTACACCGTTCAGGCTCATACCCGTCACATCCAGTTCCGTGAAGAATCCCGCTTCCCTGGTTTCTACTACAGAGGCGACTTCATGGGCCAGAATGACGAAGAATGGTTCTGCTTTGTTAACTCTACTTACAACAAAGAAACCAACGAATGGTCTCTGAAAAAAGAACCCTATGTAAAAATCATTGCCGACTAG